The Pantoea phytobeneficialis genome has a segment encoding these proteins:
- the mltC gene encoding membrane-bound lytic murein transglycosylase MltC codes for MNKKLIALLAIAPLLVSCSGHKQGQYHEEWVKDTNGFDILMGQFAHNIENIWGINEVLIAGPKDYVKYSDNYYTRSHINFDSGSITIETISGTDPMASLRQAIITTLLMGDEPGNVDLYSDANDIQISKEPMLYGQVLDNTGQAIRWQGRAGNFADYLIQNKLQKRTSGLHVIWSVTIPMVPNHLDKRAHKYLPMVRKAAEEYGVDASLILAIMQTESSFNPYAVSNSDALGLMQVVQHTAGVDVFRMKGKWGKPSRSYLLDPENNIDAGTAYLSLLQNTYLGGIQDPVSRRYAVITAYNGGAGSVLRVFSSDKDRAFAMINGMSPGQVYQTLTTNHPSAESRRYLYKVNSAQRSYHRY; via the coding sequence ATGAATAAAAAATTGATCGCCCTGCTGGCAATCGCACCGCTTTTGGTTTCCTGCTCCGGACACAAACAAGGGCAATATCACGAAGAGTGGGTTAAGGACACCAACGGTTTCGACATTCTGATGGGTCAGTTCGCCCATAACATTGAAAATATTTGGGGAATCAATGAGGTTCTGATCGCAGGCCCCAAAGATTACGTCAAATATAGCGACAACTATTACACCCGCAGCCATATCAACTTTGATAGCGGTAGCATTACCATTGAAACCATTTCCGGCACCGATCCGATGGCGAGCCTGCGTCAGGCGATCATCACCACGCTGTTGATGGGTGATGAACCGGGTAATGTGGATCTCTATTCAGATGCCAACGATATTCAGATCAGTAAAGAGCCAATGCTGTACGGCCAGGTGCTGGACAACACCGGCCAGGCCATTCGCTGGCAGGGCCGTGCTGGTAACTTTGCTGACTACCTGATTCAGAACAAACTGCAAAAACGCACCTCTGGCTTGCATGTTATCTGGTCGGTGACCATCCCGATGGTGCCGAACCATCTCGACAAGCGTGCGCACAAATACCTGCCAATGGTACGCAAAGCCGCAGAAGAGTATGGCGTGGATGCGTCATTGATTCTGGCAATTATGCAGACCGAATCGAGCTTCAACCCCTATGCGGTGAGTAATTCTGATGCGCTGGGACTGATGCAGGTAGTGCAACATACCGCCGGGGTTGATGTGTTCCGCATGAAGGGCAAATGGGGTAAACCCAGCCGTAGTTATCTGCTTGATCCGGAGAACAACATTGATGCCGGTACGGCCTATCTGTCGTTGTTGCAGAACACCTATCTGGGTGGAATCCAGGACCCGGTATCACGCCGTTATGCAGTGATTACCGCTTATAATGGCGGCGCGGGCAGCGTATTGCGGGTGTTCTCCAGCGATAAAGATCGCGCGTTTGCGATGATTAATGGTATGTCGCCGGGGCAGGTATATCAGACGCTCACCACCAACCATCCATCAGCGGAATCACGTCGTTATCTGTACAAGGTGAACAGCGCCCAGCGCAGTTATCACCGTTATTAA
- a CDS encoding oxidative damage protection protein has protein sequence MSRTIFCTYLQRDAEGQDFQLYPGELGKRIYNEISKEAWQQWMTKQTMLINEKKLNMMNPGDRKVLEQEMVNFLFEGKDVHIEGYTPPEK, from the coding sequence ATGAGCCGCACTATTTTTTGTACTTATCTGCAACGCGACGCTGAAGGTCAGGACTTTCAGCTCTATCCTGGCGAGCTGGGTAAGCGCATCTACAACGAAATCTCCAAAGAGGCTTGGCAGCAATGGATGACCAAGCAGACCATGCTGATCAACGAGAAAAAACTCAACATGATGAACCCAGGCGATCGCAAAGTGCTGGAACAGGAGATGGTGAATTTCCTGTTTGAAGGCAAAGATGTGCACATTGAAGGTTACACACCGCCGGAAAAATAA
- the mutY gene encoding A/G-specific adenine glycosylase yields MMQAPQFAQQVLDWYQRFGRKTLPWQQEKTPYKVWLSEVMLQQTQVATVIPYFERFMARFPTVADLAAAPLDEVLHLWTGLGYYARARNLHKAAKQVVDKHAGEFPRNFDDVAALPGVGRSTAGAILSLSLGLHFPILDGNVKRVLARCYAVAGWPGKKEVEKRLWQLSEEVTPAQGVSQFNQAMMDLGALVCTRSRPKCEICPLSSGCVAYANASWANYPGKKPKQTLPERSGWFLMMQHGDDVWLEQRPPVGLWGGLFCFPQFTTEQAMTDWLAERSIHAKPQQLTAFRHTFSHFHLDIVPMWLAWPSSGSLMDEAGGLWYNLAQPPSVGLAAPVERLLHELRHPQQLALHTRVTEEEE; encoded by the coding sequence ATGATGCAAGCGCCGCAGTTCGCGCAACAGGTGCTGGACTGGTATCAGCGCTTTGGTCGCAAAACCCTGCCCTGGCAGCAGGAGAAAACGCCCTACAAAGTATGGCTCTCCGAAGTGATGTTGCAGCAGACCCAGGTTGCCACCGTCATTCCCTATTTTGAACGCTTTATGGCGCGCTTCCCCACGGTTGCCGATCTGGCGGCTGCGCCACTGGATGAGGTGCTGCATCTGTGGACCGGTCTGGGCTATTACGCCCGTGCGCGTAACCTGCACAAAGCGGCAAAGCAGGTGGTGGATAAGCACGCTGGTGAGTTCCCGCGTAACTTTGATGACGTGGCCGCGTTACCGGGTGTTGGCCGCTCAACGGCGGGGGCGATATTGTCGCTGTCGCTGGGACTACACTTCCCCATCCTCGATGGCAACGTTAAACGTGTGCTGGCGCGCTGCTACGCCGTAGCAGGCTGGCCGGGGAAAAAAGAGGTCGAGAAGCGGCTATGGCAACTGAGCGAAGAAGTGACGCCAGCACAGGGCGTCAGCCAGTTTAATCAGGCGATGATGGATCTCGGCGCGTTAGTGTGTACCCGCTCACGTCCGAAGTGTGAGATTTGCCCGCTTAGCAGCGGCTGTGTCGCATATGCCAATGCCAGTTGGGCCAACTATCCCGGCAAAAAACCTAAGCAGACGCTGCCCGAACGCAGTGGCTGGTTTCTGATGATGCAACACGGTGATGATGTCTGGCTGGAACAACGCCCACCCGTGGGCCTGTGGGGCGGCCTGTTCTGCTTCCCGCAATTCACCACCGAACAGGCGATGACCGACTGGCTGGCAGAACGCAGTATTCACGCCAAACCGCAGCAGCTCACTGCATTCCGCCATACTTTCAGCCATTTCCATCTGGATATTGTGCCTATGTGGCTGGCATGGCCTTCGTCCGGGTCGCTGATGGATGAAGCAGGCGGTCTCTGGTATAACTTAGCGCAACCACCGTCAGTGGGTCTGGCTGCGCCGGTCGAGCGCCTGTTGCATGAACTGCGACATCCCCAGCAACTGGCACTGCATACGCGAGTGACCGAAGAGGAAGAGTAA
- the trmB gene encoding tRNA (guanosine(46)-N7)-methyltransferase TrmB, which yields MINDVITPEFDENGRPLRRIRSFVRRQGRLTKGQQLALDQYWPEMGVEYQPEPLDLTALFGRDAPLVLEIGFGMGASLVTMAKNNPHQNFLGIEVHAPGVGACLGSAKEAGVENLRVMCHDAVEVLEKMIPDNSLRMVQLFFPDPWHKARHNKRRIVQVPFAELVMRKLKLGGVFHMATDWEAYAQHMLEVMSSIQGYQNLSASHDYVPRPETRPLTKFEQRGQRLGHGVWDLMFERVK from the coding sequence ATGATTAATGACGTCATCACCCCAGAATTTGATGAGAACGGGCGGCCATTGCGCCGTATCCGCAGTTTTGTGCGCCGCCAGGGGCGCTTAACCAAAGGGCAGCAGCTGGCACTCGATCAATACTGGCCGGAGATGGGCGTCGAGTATCAGCCGGAACCGCTGGATTTGACCGCGTTGTTCGGCCGTGATGCGCCGCTGGTGCTGGAAATTGGTTTTGGTATGGGAGCCTCGTTAGTGACGATGGCGAAAAATAACCCGCATCAGAACTTCCTCGGCATTGAAGTTCATGCGCCAGGTGTTGGTGCGTGTCTGGGTTCAGCAAAAGAAGCGGGCGTGGAAAACCTACGTGTGATGTGTCACGACGCCGTTGAAGTGCTGGAGAAGATGATTCCAGATAACTCGTTGCGCATGGTGCAGTTGTTCTTCCCGGACCCCTGGCATAAAGCGCGCCACAACAAACGTCGTATCGTTCAGGTACCGTTTGCTGAGCTGGTCATGCGTAAGCTGAAGTTGGGCGGTGTCTTCCATATGGCGACCGACTGGGAAGCCTACGCCCAGCACATGCTGGAAGTAATGAGCAGCATTCAGGGTTATCAAAACCTGTCTGCAAGTCATGATTACGTGCCGCGTCCGGAGACGCGTCCGTTAACCAAATTTGAGCAACGCGGGCAGCGACTGGGCCACGGCGTTTGGGATCTGATGTTTGAGAGGGTGAAATAA
- a CDS encoding YggL family protein: MATQRSRRLRKKLHIDEFQELGFSVAWRFAEGTSEEQIDSTLDAFINEVIDPNGLAYDGSGYLVWEGLVCLQQTGKCTDEHRELVRKWLQDRGLTDVQVTELFDVWWD; the protein is encoded by the coding sequence ATGGCCACACAGCGCAGCCGTCGTTTACGTAAAAAATTGCATATTGATGAGTTTCAGGAACTGGGTTTCTCCGTTGCCTGGCGTTTTGCCGAAGGTACCAGCGAGGAGCAAATTGACAGCACGTTGGATGCTTTCATCAATGAAGTGATTGATCCAAATGGTCTGGCTTACGATGGTAGCGGTTACCTGGTCTGGGAAGGGTTGGTGTGCCTGCAACAAACTGGCAAGTGCACCGATGAGCATCGTGAACTGGTTCGCAAATGGTTACAGGATCGTGGCCTGACAGACGTGCAGGTGACTGAACTCTTTGATGTGTGGTGGGACTAA
- a CDS encoding DUF2884 domain-containing protein: MVRKALLAALLLAATQAQAAYECSVKPQDDVIIKPQSVQVVGENGNLEISPQGDVQFNGQKVSVDNATRQKAINYQNALRRDLPWIDQGASTRLERSRVALDQVIVEKLGPNSNVRNRLTKLDGQLKQQMNRIIEHRNDGLTFHHQAIDQVRADGEKLVQSTMGGILQDSLNEMGSQQTGGGNNPLQALMGNLGGLQQSIQTEWNKQEQDFQNFGHEVCNRVTDLEGQRKGLVQGFKG, translated from the coding sequence ATGGTTCGTAAAGCGCTTCTCGCCGCGTTATTGCTGGCGGCGACACAGGCTCAGGCTGCTTATGAATGCAGCGTTAAGCCACAAGATGATGTGATTATTAAGCCGCAGAGCGTGCAGGTGGTGGGAGAGAACGGCAACCTCGAAATCTCGCCGCAGGGTGACGTGCAGTTCAATGGTCAGAAAGTTAGCGTTGATAACGCGACGCGCCAGAAAGCGATCAACTATCAAAATGCGTTGCGCCGTGACTTGCCCTGGATTGATCAAGGTGCCAGCACGCGACTGGAGCGTAGCCGCGTTGCGTTGGATCAGGTGATTGTCGAGAAGCTGGGGCCAAACAGCAACGTGCGTAATCGTCTTACTAAGCTGGATGGTCAGCTGAAGCAGCAGATGAACCGCATTATCGAACATCGCAATGATGGTCTGACTTTCCATCATCAGGCCATTGATCAGGTGCGTGCCGACGGTGAAAAGCTGGTGCAAAGCACTATGGGCGGCATCTTACAGGACAGCCTGAACGAGATGGGTAGCCAGCAGACAGGTGGCGGCAATAACCCATTGCAGGCGCTGATGGGCAATCTTGGTGGTTTACAACAGTCGATTCAAACCGAGTGGAACAAGCAGGAGCAGGATTTCCAGAATTTTGGCCATGAAGTATGTAATCGTGTGACGGATCTGGAAGGGCAGCGTAAAGGCCTGGTACAAGGTTTTAAAGGTTAA
- a CDS encoding PTS ascorbate transporter subunit IIC: MFIQNLLLVVVDVLKVPSILVGLVALFGLVAQRKPFPDVIKGTVKTILGFLVLAGGASVLVGSLTPLGDIFKQAFDVQGIIPNNEAMVSIALEKYGAPTTLIMAFGMVANIVVARFTRLKYIYLSGHVTFYMACMVAIILSVAGFEGVQLIYTGSLALGMLMAFFPALAQPHMRKIIGHDQVALAHTGTVGYVLSGWIGSLVGKGSKSTEEMNMPKNLSFLRDSTISISLTMMIIYFILSVSAGKEYVESHFSHGQNYLVYSFVQAITFAAGVFIILQGVRLILAEIVPAFTGFSEKLVPNARPALDCPIVFPYAPNAVLVGFISSFVGGLVGLFILGQLKWVLILPGVVPHFFCGATAGVFGNATGGKRGAMLGAFAHGVLITFLPVALLPVLGALGLTNTTFSDTDFGVTGIILGNMARYMDKGTITMVITGIFALLVIYNFATSNKAVAKEVKGE; encoded by the coding sequence ATGTTTATCCAAAACCTTTTATTGGTAGTTGTCGACGTGCTGAAAGTGCCTTCAATCCTCGTAGGGTTGGTGGCTTTATTTGGTCTGGTCGCGCAAAGAAAACCGTTCCCGGATGTGATTAAAGGCACGGTAAAAACGATTCTGGGTTTCTTAGTACTGGCAGGTGGTGCCTCCGTATTGGTTGGTTCACTGACGCCACTCGGTGATATCTTTAAGCAGGCATTTGATGTACAGGGAATTATCCCTAACAACGAAGCGATGGTTTCCATTGCACTGGAAAAATACGGCGCGCCCACCACGCTGATTATGGCGTTTGGTATGGTGGCGAATATTGTGGTTGCCCGCTTTACCCGCCTGAAATATATCTACCTTTCCGGTCATGTGACATTTTACATGGCCTGTATGGTGGCAATTATTCTGTCGGTGGCCGGCTTCGAAGGTGTCCAGCTTATTTACACCGGTTCACTGGCACTCGGCATGTTGATGGCATTTTTCCCGGCGCTGGCTCAGCCGCATATGCGTAAAATCATCGGCCATGACCAGGTCGCGTTAGCCCATACCGGCACGGTGGGTTACGTGTTGTCTGGCTGGATTGGTTCATTAGTCGGTAAAGGTTCAAAATCTACCGAAGAGATGAACATGCCAAAAAACCTGAGTTTTTTGCGTGACAGCACCATCTCTATTTCCCTGACGATGATGATTATCTATTTTATTCTGTCCGTTTCTGCGGGCAAAGAGTATGTGGAAAGCCATTTCAGTCATGGTCAGAACTATCTGGTCTACTCATTCGTGCAGGCGATCACCTTCGCGGCTGGCGTATTTATTATTCTGCAAGGCGTTCGTTTAATTCTGGCAGAAATCGTCCCGGCGTTTACCGGTTTCTCTGAGAAGCTGGTGCCAAATGCACGCCCGGCACTCGACTGTCCGATTGTATTCCCTTACGCGCCGAATGCGGTACTGGTTGGCTTTATTTCCAGCTTCGTTGGGGGTCTGGTTGGATTATTTATCCTCGGCCAGCTGAAATGGGTATTAATTCTGCCAGGCGTAGTGCCTCACTTCTTCTGCGGTGCCACCGCCGGGGTATTCGGTAATGCGACCGGAGGTAAACGTGGTGCAATGCTCGGTGCGTTCGCACATGGTGTATTAATTACCTTCCTGCCGGTAGCGCTGTTACCAGTACTGGGCGCGTTGGGATTAACCAACACCACCTTCTCGGATACCGACTTTGGTGTCACCGGGATCATCCTCGGCAATATGGCCCGATATATGGACAAGGGCACCATCACTATGGTGATTACCGGGATTTTCGCTCTGCTGGTTATTTATAACTTTGCCACCAGCAATAAGGCCGTGGCAAAAGAAGTGAAAGGCGAATAA
- a CDS encoding PTS sugar transporter subunit IIB produces the protein MKIMAVCGSGLGSSFMMEMNIKKVLKAIEITADVEHSDLGSVTPDVADVFVMGKDIAYSANLPEDKVIIINNIIDIKELELKIREYFNKA, from the coding sequence ATGAAAATTATGGCGGTTTGTGGCTCAGGCCTGGGAAGCAGTTTTATGATGGAAATGAACATTAAAAAAGTTCTTAAAGCCATCGAAATCACAGCGGATGTCGAACATTCCGATCTGGGTTCAGTTACCCCGGATGTTGCTGATGTTTTTGTGATGGGTAAAGACATTGCCTACAGTGCGAACCTGCCTGAGGACAAAGTCATCATCATCAATAACATCATTGACATCAAAGAGCTTGAGCTAAAGATCCGCGAATATTTTAATAAAGCCTGA
- a CDS encoding PTS sugar transporter subunit IIA, whose product MSNLSKWLNEEKIQYLENVSDWKEAIQVAGRPLLNEGAISQQYIDVIIQQKEDIGPYFVIAPRIAMPHARPEQGAQKLGLSIVKLGHAVKFDADENDPVDAIFMFSAPDSNSHIEMISQLAEVLSDDETMGRLFNAGSKEELSAILLADKAVN is encoded by the coding sequence ATGTCGAATCTGTCAAAGTGGCTGAATGAGGAAAAGATCCAATACCTGGAAAATGTCTCTGACTGGAAAGAGGCAATTCAGGTTGCAGGACGCCCACTGCTGAATGAAGGCGCCATTTCTCAGCAATATATTGATGTCATCATTCAGCAAAAAGAGGACATTGGTCCCTACTTTGTTATCGCACCACGTATCGCTATGCCCCACGCGCGCCCTGAACAGGGAGCGCAAAAACTGGGGTTATCGATTGTCAAACTGGGCCATGCCGTTAAATTCGATGCGGATGAAAATGATCCGGTTGATGCTATTTTTATGTTCTCAGCACCGGACAGTAACAGCCATATTGAAATGATTTCGCAACTGGCTGAAGTCCTTTCCGATGACGAGACGATGGGGCGATTATTCAACGCAGGTAGTAAAGAAGAATTGAGCGCCATTTTACTGGCAGATAAGGCTGTTAATTAA
- the tkt gene encoding transketolase: MVNRELANAIRFLSIDAIQQANSGHPGAPMGMADIAEVVWRHHLRHNPKNPQWFNRDRYVQSNGHGSMLLYSLLHLTGYDVTIEDIRQFRQLHSRTPGHPEYGYTPGVETTTGPLGQGVANAVGMAIAEKGLAAQFNKPDFALVDHYTWLFLGDGCLMEGISHEACGLAGTLQLGKLIAVWDDNGISIDGHVEGWFSEDTAARFCAYGWHVIEGVDGHDAAAVDAAVREAKAVTDKPSLLCCKTIIGFGSPNKANSHDCHGSALGSTEVALVREALNWPHAPFEIPAAIYQAWDATEQGGKNQQEWDHLFAAYQQRWPELAAEFSRRMQGELPANWAQDMDSYIAGLQATPANLATRQVSQKCLNHFADLLPELLGGSADLSPSNLTRQQTSVDFSAENPAGNYISYGVREFGMSAIMNGLALHGGFIPYGGTFLMFMEYARNAVRMAALMKIRSVFVYSHDTIGLGEDGPTHQPVEQLASLRLTPNMETWRGCDQVEVAVAWRQAIERQNGPTALVLTRQPLEQQPRSAAQVADISRGGYVLVDCDGKPELLLISSGSEIELVVAAAKVLREEGCKVRVVSLPCTERFDQQDEQYKESVLPKDVRQRLAVEASIEGFWQRYTGLDGKVIGMKSFGESAPANVLFKHFGFTVENVLETARSLLK; this comes from the coding sequence ATGGTAAATAGAGAGTTAGCAAATGCGATTCGATTTCTGAGCATTGATGCGATCCAGCAAGCCAATTCAGGGCATCCTGGCGCGCCAATGGGAATGGCGGATATTGCCGAAGTGGTATGGCGTCACCACTTACGCCACAACCCCAAAAACCCACAGTGGTTCAACCGTGATCGCTACGTTCAGTCCAACGGACATGGCTCCATGCTGCTTTATTCCTTGCTGCATCTGACTGGCTATGATGTGACCATTGAAGACATCCGTCAGTTTCGCCAGTTGCATTCCCGCACGCCAGGGCACCCCGAATACGGTTATACACCCGGCGTAGAAACCACCACCGGCCCACTTGGTCAGGGCGTGGCAAATGCCGTCGGGATGGCGATTGCCGAAAAAGGGCTGGCGGCACAGTTCAATAAACCGGATTTCGCGCTGGTCGATCATTACACCTGGCTGTTTTTAGGCGATGGCTGCCTGATGGAAGGGATCTCCCATGAGGCATGTGGCCTGGCAGGCACTTTGCAGCTCGGCAAACTGATTGCCGTCTGGGACGACAATGGCATCTCGATTGATGGGCATGTGGAAGGCTGGTTCTCAGAAGATACCGCCGCCCGCTTCTGCGCTTATGGCTGGCATGTGATTGAAGGTGTCGACGGACATGATGCAGCGGCAGTGGATGCTGCGGTGCGTGAAGCCAAAGCCGTCACCGACAAACCCAGCCTGCTATGTTGCAAAACCATCATTGGTTTTGGTTCACCGAATAAAGCCAATAGCCACGATTGCCACGGCTCAGCCCTTGGCAGCACAGAAGTCGCGTTGGTGCGTGAAGCTCTGAACTGGCCGCATGCGCCCTTTGAAATTCCCGCTGCCATCTACCAGGCCTGGGATGCAACCGAGCAGGGTGGAAAAAACCAGCAAGAGTGGGATCACCTGTTTGCCGCTTATCAACAGCGCTGGCCGGAGCTGGCGGCGGAATTTAGCCGCCGTATGCAGGGTGAGCTGCCTGCCAACTGGGCACAGGACATGGACAGCTACATCGCCGGATTGCAGGCAACGCCAGCTAATCTTGCCACCCGTCAGGTCAGCCAAAAGTGCCTGAACCATTTTGCCGATTTACTGCCGGAACTGCTGGGTGGATCAGCGGATTTGTCACCCTCAAACCTGACCCGACAGCAAACCTCTGTCGATTTCAGCGCTGAAAACCCGGCGGGAAATTACATCTCATACGGTGTGCGTGAATTCGGTATGTCAGCCATCATGAATGGCCTGGCGCTGCATGGTGGTTTTATCCCCTACGGCGGCACTTTCCTGATGTTTATGGAGTATGCACGCAATGCGGTGCGTATGGCGGCGCTGATGAAAATCCGTTCGGTCTTCGTCTATAGCCACGACACCATCGGTTTGGGCGAAGATGGCCCAACCCACCAACCGGTGGAACAATTAGCTTCGCTGCGACTGACACCCAATATGGAAACCTGGCGTGGCTGCGACCAGGTTGAGGTCGCGGTGGCATGGCGTCAGGCGATTGAACGCCAAAACGGACCAACCGCGCTGGTCCTTACCCGACAACCGCTTGAGCAGCAACCGCGTTCGGCGGCCCAGGTGGCGGATATTTCCCGTGGTGGTTATGTCCTTGTCGATTGTGATGGCAAGCCCGAGTTGTTGCTGATCTCATCCGGTTCAGAAATCGAGTTGGTGGTTGCCGCCGCTAAAGTGCTGCGCGAAGAAGGCTGCAAAGTGCGGGTGGTTTCCCTGCCCTGTACCGAGCGTTTCGATCAACAGGACGAACAATATAAAGAATCGGTACTACCGAAAGACGTGCGTCAACGTCTGGCGGTGGAAGCCAGCATCGAAGGATTCTGGCAGCGGTATACCGGTCTGGATGGGAAAGTGATTGGTATGAAATCATTTGGTGAGTCAGCACCGGCCAACGTCCTGTTCAAACATTTTGGCTTTACGGTGGAGAATGTCCTTGAGACCGCCCGTAGCCTGCTGAAGTAA